GAGGCAGAAGAAGGGAACagggggggcagagaggggagaagcagaagaaaaagaagaaggggacagaggggggagaagaagaagaaggggacagcggggggagaaggagaagaagaagaaggggacagaggggggagaaggagaaggggacaagggggaagaaAGGGACCCCGCATCGTCCCCCCGGCCCAGACACCcgagggggagaaagggagggaggaaagggagggagagaagggggcaGAGACGATCCTCACCGAGGGCGAGCAGCAGCACGGCCGTGCCCCGCTGCCCCATCGCTCCGCCCGGGAGGGCTCCAGCCCCGCCGCTGCCCTCTCCCCACGGCCCGCAGCGCCCCCGCCCCCACGGGGAGAGCGCCCGGCCCCGGCTGCTGCTAATGAGCGGCTCGTTAATGAGGGAGAGCGGCTAACGAGCAGCTGGGGGCGGCCCCGGGATCGCAGCCCCCGCGGCTCCAACCCCGCACCCCGGGACACcccctcccctgcacccccacacgccgcctgtcacagaatcaccaggctggaaaggacccaccggatcatcgagtccaaccattcccatcaatcactaaaccatgtccctcagcgcctcgtccacccgtcccttaaacccctccagggaaggggactcaaccccctccctgggcagcctctgccactgcccaatgaccctttccatgaaaaattctttcctaatgtccagcctgaacctcccctggtggagcttgaggccattccctctcgtcctgtcccctgtcacttgggagaagagcccagctccctcctctccacaacctcctttcagggagttgtagagagcaatgaggtctcccctcagcctcctcttctccaggctaaacacccccagctctctcagccgttcctcataaggcctgttctccagccccttcaccagctttgttgctcttcgttgctcagacttctcccagtctgtagctgctcagggttgttgtgccccaagtgcaggacccggcatttggccttgttaaacctcatcccactggtctcagcccagcggttcagcctgttcagatccctttggagcctcccgaccctcccacagatcgacacttccacccagcttagtgtcatctgcaaacttgctaagggtgtatttgatcccctcatccaggtcattgataaagacattgaacagggctggacccagcactgagccctgggggacaccacttgtaactggcctccagctggagttaactccatttacctcCACCCTGCCAGTGGCAGGAATCACGGCAGGGCGAGATTTGCTTTGCTTCGGGTTGAGGCTCCTGTGCGAATGTGGGGTAAATCCACACAGGACGCAAAGCAAATCCCTGGGTGCATGTAGGTTCAAAGCCATAAATCTCAGCACCTGCAGCTGCAAAACTTTCTGCCCTGACCCTGGCACCCGCCATTCCCAAGGCTGCGCTGTCCTCTGGGGCACCAGTCAGGATTTTGCATCTTTACGGcctgatcctggctctcgttccatgagctgctttccttttcttccagcaggaaggggagcaggtttcctggCTGCTCTGATGGCTTCACTGCAGGTCTGATGGTCGCATCAGAGCTCGCTCTCTGTTGGCaacagctgtgctgctggggacACCACTCTCCAACAGCCCATGAACCCCACTGGTTCCCAGTACCAACCCCCTCCATAAGCAGCACCTGCTCTGTGCACAGGGACCTCCTGCCCCTGGGGTGGCAGTGCCAGCACCCACAGCCACCTCCAGCCTGGGGAATGCAGAGCAAGTGGAAACCTCAGCTCTGCAAGCACCTCGTGTGTCTACAGCAAATGCAGGGTTAAGAGAGAGAGCTTAGGTCTGAACAAACAACAATCAATTTTATTTACAGGaaaacaacttaaaataacATTCTACCATTCTACACGTCTTCTTCATCTTCGTCCTCATCATCTTCGTCCTCATCATCCTCGTCCTCATCATCCTCGTCCTCATCATCCTCGTTATCATATCCTtcatcctcatcatcctcatcatcctcgtcctcatcatcttcatcctcatcaTCCATGTCCTCAAAATCTTCGGTCTCATAACCTtcatcctcatcatcctcatcctcatcgtCCTCGTCCCCATAATCTTCGTCCTCATCATCTTCTTCATCCTCACCATATCTTTCACCTTCTTCACTCTCATCCACTCTCAACCAAGCACCACACCTCTGCAAAGCCTGGAAAGGAAGCAGGAGGTACGACCTCTGACTAACGAGAAACACCTcgtccagcagagctggggttcCCAAGCTGgctcagtggcagcagcaggctggGGTTCATCCTGATGGGCATTCCATTTGCCACAGCTCTGGGACACGCTGGGGAGAGCAGGACCCTGCCACCAGCGCTACGCCCCACCTGGGTTTAGGGTTAGACTAGGGTTGCCTAAGAAATCCCACCCTTCCCAAAGCGGATGGGTGCTCAGGGCAAGTGCCTGGTGGCTCTTGTGTCACCAGGACAAGGAGACCGGGTGCTGTGTTCCCGCAGCAGGCAACTCAGCCTGGCTGTGGGCAGCGGGTGAGGAGCACGTGCCTGTTCTGGTGGTGGTGGGTCTATCcacatttcctcttccttctcctccacctcctccatctccacatcCATGGTCATCTCTACGTCTTTATCCATTGCCTCATCCTCATCTAAATCCTTCCTCCAACCCGCTTTGGTGGCAGCCATCTTGACAGCTTCCAGCATGATGTTAAACAGCCTGAGCCAAAAGCCAAGCAGAAAAGTGCATTAGTCTGACCCTGGCCAGACAAGGCAACCTGTGGGGGACGGGTCTTGGCAACCCTGCCCCCTCTTGCTGCCTGGGGAGAACCGTGGGGCACTGGGACCCCCGGGCACATCCTCAGCCAGGAGCCAGCTGCAGGCTGAGCGGCTCCTTCGACGCCAGCACCCACCAGAACCCACGGAGCAGTGCCTTCATCTGGAGGATCCTACACTTGCTTTCCTTCACAATTTTGGCAGCTGGCATAGCCTTGTGGATCTGGCAGAGCAGAGAGCATAGGAGTGagcagccctgctccctgccccgtGGGGCCTTGGGCACACACCCTGGCCCCCAACCCGCCTCGGCGCCCAGAAGCTCCTTACCCTCCTCAGATGTCTTTTTGGCTCCATCTCACTCTGTGGGTAGGGCTGAGCTGCCAGCGGTCCAAcctggagaggggagaggagggaccAGCTCAGGCTGCGCGTatcccccagctgctcccagcaaGCATCCCTCCCACACAAGCCCAGGGCACCCAGGTGTCCCCTGGGGACACGTCCCGCCACGTGGGGATGCTCGGTTTCAGCCAGGGCTGAGCAACCCACAAGGGCTTCTCCCATCCTAGGTGGCTTCTCACCACCTTGCAAGGTGGCTGGAAAGGGTGAGCACAGCTCCCGGTCCCCTGCGCTCCCCAGAGCAGGGCGCAAACCCACACCATCCCCACAGCGCCTGCTCCCCGCTCAGTGCAGGGGGTGTCGTCCTCCGTGGAGCAGGGCTTGTACCTCCTTGAGGATCAGCATCCTCTTCCTCCACGCCTTCATCATCTGATGGGGACGGAGGCGCTGGGAGCAGGTGGAAAGGTGAAAGTCTCGCATCAAGGGCATtgggagcagaggagaaagacagggctgggagcaggagagaaggatggggctgggagcaggggaaCCTCAAGAATAGGGCAAAAGGGATGTTttgggagcagagaagggctacgTTGGGCGTAGGGAAGTTGGTCTGGGACAGGATCAGGGCAGAAATGCTATCtgggggcaaagaagtgctgagatgAGAGGAGAAGTGCGTCAACAGCAGGGCAGAACCACTGTGTTGTGCTCGTTGCCGGGTACTGGCAGGTCTACCGGACCACGGGCCGTACCATCACACCTCTGAGACAGGGGAGCTCTGGGGCCAACTGCACCTTGGGTAATGGGGACACCCCCCCTTATTGGTGGCTATGGATGTATTAAGCTGCACCCCCTCAAAATGAATAATCCCACCAAATCGAGGCAGTCACTGCTGCCTCAAGAGCTTCTTTCTGACCTGTCATGCCTGGCAGCCATTCGCAGCCCCCCAAAAGGTTTTTCTCCAGGTGTTTCAGGCAAGAGCTGAAGTTTACGTGATATTTTATGGATGGTCCTTCATAGTCTCTGATCTGGACCTGCATGTGTACAGCTTCGAGGACACAGGGACCTTTCTCCAGTGACGGGCACAGCATTGAAGGCCGTCCTGTGGTGCAGGCCTATCTTGGATGCTCGTTTTCCCTCCAGCTGTAGGGCTAGAATTGCATCGCCCATCTCTGCCAGGGCAGCAGATCTATTGACAACAGCTCTTGCCAATCCTGTCGCCCCAGCCAGGGCAGGAATGCTCATGGAAACTGGTGGGAGCTGGGCTGTCAGATATTTAACAAGGCGGTTTTGCTCAGGCTTCCTTTGGGATGCTGGGACAGGTTGTGTCCATCCTTCCAGAAGAGATGTGGATGTGTTGAAACACCAAGGAAAAACCCAGCTCATCCTCACACACCAGAGCCAGTCCAGTCACTGGAAGCACCTCTGGGGCCTTAGAGCCATGCACCGCTCAACGTCTTCTGTTCCTCAAGGTCTCATCTGATAGGGGTTAGTGGCTGAGCAGTCATAAGAGCAACCCCAAGGCAAAACTCCAGCTGCAATTCCTGCAAGCGCTCAACAGGTTCAGGTGATACCGACAGGGCCATTGCAGCCTGTTTGCAAGGCTGGAGCTTGTCTCTCTGGTGACATTGGTTCCAAGACAACTACTGCAGAGCATCCAGTTCTGCTGGGACAGGCGATGCCCTCTGCATTGGCTCTGAAGACGGTGAGACCCTTTGCCGCTAGGCAGCGCGGGTCCCGCTGAGCAGCCCTCGCCCATGGGTGCAGCATCAGGAATTCCCTGTGCCTGGTCAGGCACCTTCCAGCTCTGAGAGACCTGAAGGGAGCCGCAGGATCCTTCTTTCAGGGAAGGACAGACTCCGATGAGGGGCTCTGGTAAAGATTCTTCCAGCTCTGTGTAGAAagcctttcaatattt
The DNA window shown above is from Phaenicophaeus curvirostris isolate KB17595 chromosome 18, BPBGC_Pcur_1.0, whole genome shotgun sequence and carries:
- the LOC138728494 gene encoding nucleolin-like isoform X3, whose amino-acid sequence is MEPKRHLRRIHKAMPAAKIVKESKCRILQMKALLRGFWLFNIMLEAVKMAATKAGWRKDLDEDEAMDKDVEMTMDVEMEEVEEKEEEMWIDPPPPEQALQRCGAWLRVDESEEGERYGEDEEDDEDEDYGDEDDEDEDDEDEGYETEDFEDMDDEDEDDEDEDDEDDEDEGYDNEDDEDEDDEDEDDEDEDDEDEDEEDV
- the LOC138728494 gene encoding nucleolin-like isoform X2, which produces MPLMRDFHLSTCSQRLRPHQMMKAWRKRMLILKEVGPLAAQPYPQSEMEPKRHLRRIHKAMPAAKIVKESKCRILQMKALLRGFWLFNIMLEAVKMAATKAGWRKDLDEDEAMDKDVEMTMDVEMEEVEEKEEEMWIDPPPPEQALQRCGAWLRVDESEEGERYGEDEEDDEDEDYGDEDDEDEDDEDEGYETEDFEDMDDEDEDDEDEDDEDDEDEGYDNEDDEDEDDEDEDDEDEDDEDEDEEDV
- the LOC138728494 gene encoding uncharacterized protein isoform X1 — protein: MGEALVGCSALAETEHPHVAGRVPRGHLGALGLCGRDACWEQLGDTRSLSWSLLSPLQVGPLAAQPYPQSEMEPKRHLRRIHKAMPAAKIVKESKCRILQMKALLRGFWLFNIMLEAVKMAATKAGWRKDLDEDEAMDKDVEMTMDVEMEEVEEKEEEMWIDPPPPEQALQRCGAWLRVDESEEGERYGEDEEDDEDEDYGDEDDEDEDDEDEGYETEDFEDMDDEDEDDEDEDDEDDEDEGYDNEDDEDEDDEDEDDEDEDDEDEDEEDV